One genomic segment of Suttonella sp. R2A3 includes these proteins:
- a CDS encoding formyltransferase family protein, whose protein sequence is MRILLIGTVKFSYMALELLIRKNEQVVGVCTQQRSDFNSDFVDLSPLCKKNNIPFIYTSNINSPESIGWIRALEPDIIFCFGWSKLIKSELLNLTSIGVVGFHPTALPENRGRHPIIWSLILGLDQTASTFFFMEEGADDGDLLSQERVCIGYEDNALSLYNRITNIALKQIEDFLPDLKKGNYLRTPQRHELSNLWRKRTPQDGLIDFRMSSRAIYNLVRGLSEPYIGAHLLHNGVEVKIWEIEEVKYDKNNLEPGLVLDCERSLLIKCYDGAVKIIRHEFSKLPEKGEYL, encoded by the coding sequence ATGCGTATCTTGTTAATTGGTACAGTAAAATTTTCCTATATGGCATTGGAACTTCTAATTAGGAAGAATGAGCAAGTGGTTGGTGTATGTACACAGCAGCGCTCAGACTTTAACAGTGATTTTGTGGATTTGTCGCCATTATGTAAAAAAAACAATATTCCTTTTATTTATACTTCTAATATAAATTCACCAGAAAGTATAGGCTGGATTAGAGCATTAGAGCCAGATATTATTTTTTGTTTTGGCTGGTCAAAATTGATCAAATCAGAACTATTAAACCTCACAAGCATAGGAGTTGTTGGATTTCACCCAACAGCATTACCTGAAAATAGAGGAAGGCACCCTATTATTTGGTCGCTTATTTTGGGCTTAGACCAAACGGCTTCTACATTTTTCTTTATGGAAGAAGGGGCTGATGATGGGGATTTATTATCCCAAGAGCGAGTATGTATTGGTTATGAAGATAATGCTCTCTCTTTATATAACAGGATAACAAATATTGCTTTGAAGCAAATAGAAGATTTTTTGCCGGATTTAAAAAAAGGTAATTATTTAAGAACTCCTCAACGTCATGAGCTTTCAAATCTTTGGAGAAAGCGTACCCCTCAAGATGGCTTGATAGATTTTAGAATGTCTAGTCGTGCAATATATAATTTAGTGCGAGGCTTATCAGAACCATATATTGGAGCGCATCTTCTACATAATGGAGTAGAAGTTAAGATATGGGAGATTGAAGAAGTTAAGTATGATAAAAATAACCTTGAGCCAGGCTTGGTTTTAGATTGCGAACGGAGCTTGTTAATTAAATGTTATGACGGCGCAGTGAAGATTATTAGACATGAATTTAGTAAATTGCCAGAAAAAGGTGAGTATTTATGA
- the neuC gene encoding UDP-N-acetylglucosamine 2-epimerase, giving the protein MRKICVVTGTRAEYGLLYWLMKELQAEPTFELQLIVTGMHLSPEFGLTYQEIEKEFTINKKIEMLLSSDTAVGISKSIGLAQISFAEAYDELNPDIVVLLGDRYEIFAAASAAMVAKIPIAHLHGGETTEGLIDESIRHSITKMSHLHFTATEEYCNRVIQLGEDPTRVFNVGGMGIENIHRLQLLSKEAFEDSIDFKLAEKNLLITFHPVTLESATSENQFSELLKALDELEGTHLIFTKANSDTDGRIINQMIDGYVANNKHKAVGFTSLGQLRYLSALQYVDAMVGNSSSGLAEAPSFHIGTINIGDRQAGRIKADSVIDCDPTKESIQKAFDKLYSSQLQQRLKSSINPYGEGKAGIKIVKVLKDAKLKNILKKKFYNLKV; this is encoded by the coding sequence ATGAGAAAAATCTGCGTAGTAACCGGCACACGAGCAGAATATGGGCTGCTATATTGGCTTATGAAAGAACTTCAGGCTGAGCCAACGTTTGAGTTGCAATTGATTGTGACTGGCATGCACCTTAGCCCAGAATTTGGGCTCACTTATCAAGAAATAGAAAAAGAATTTACGATCAACAAGAAGATTGAAATGCTATTGTCTTCTGATACTGCGGTTGGTATTTCAAAATCAATTGGTCTTGCGCAAATCAGTTTTGCTGAAGCTTATGATGAACTAAACCCCGACATTGTCGTTCTGTTAGGTGATCGCTATGAGATTTTTGCAGCAGCTAGTGCTGCGATGGTAGCAAAAATTCCTATAGCGCATTTACATGGTGGTGAAACGACTGAAGGCCTTATTGATGAATCTATTAGGCACAGTATTACAAAAATGAGCCACCTACACTTCACAGCAACCGAAGAATATTGCAATCGAGTTATCCAACTTGGAGAAGATCCTACGCGAGTCTTTAATGTAGGTGGAATGGGGATAGAGAATATCCATCGTTTGCAACTTTTGAGTAAAGAAGCATTTGAAGATTCGATTGATTTTAAGCTGGCAGAGAAAAATTTATTAATAACGTTTCACCCTGTTACGTTGGAAAGTGCGACTTCTGAGAATCAGTTTTCCGAGCTTTTAAAGGCGCTCGATGAATTAGAAGGTACACATTTAATTTTCACCAAAGCTAACTCAGACACTGATGGCCGTATTATCAACCAGATGATTGATGGATATGTTGCTAATAATAAGCACAAAGCGGTAGGTTTTACTTCACTGGGGCAGTTGAGGTATTTAAGCGCTTTGCAATATGTCGATGCCATGGTGGGTAATAGTTCTAGCGGGCTCGCTGAAGCACCAAGCTTTCATATCGGTACAATTAATATTGGTGACCGACAAGCAGGGCGTATTAAGGCAGATAGCGTGATTGACTGTGATCCTACCAAAGAGTCAATACAAAAAGCATTTGATAAACTTTATTCCTCACAGCTTCAACAGAGGCTTAAGAGTTCGATAAATCCTTATGGTGAAGGAAAAGCAGGCATCAAAATTGTTAAGGTTCTAAAGGATGCTAAACTAAAAAATATCCTTAAAAAGAAATTTTATAATTTAAAGGTTTAA
- the neuB gene encoding N-acetylneuraminate synthase has translation MEKKTFIIAEAGVNHNGNLELAKKLIDAAAGSGADAVKFQTFKTELCISKNTEKADYQKQTTGSEESQFDMIKKLELSEAMHHELIAYCQEKNIEFLSTPFDHDSINFLNTLGLQTFKIPSGEITNLPYLRHIGRLKKQVILSTGMANLGEIETALDVLIESGTSKNNITILHANTEYPTPMQDVNLKAMVTIGKAFDVAYGYSDHTRGIEVPIAAVALGAKVIEKHFTLDKTMEGPDHKASLEPDELKAMVTAIRNIEIALGSSMKKPSPSESKNKPIVRKSLVAKTAINKGDTFTEENLCIKRPGTGINPMCWDEILGTAALRDYQEDDLI, from the coding sequence ATGGAAAAGAAAACTTTTATTATTGCCGAGGCTGGTGTTAATCATAATGGAAATTTAGAGTTGGCGAAAAAGCTGATTGACGCTGCAGCTGGATCTGGAGCTGACGCAGTAAAATTCCAAACATTTAAAACGGAGCTATGTATATCTAAAAATACTGAAAAAGCCGACTACCAAAAACAAACCACAGGTTCAGAAGAATCTCAGTTTGATATGATCAAAAAGTTAGAGCTAAGCGAAGCTATGCATCATGAGCTTATCGCCTACTGCCAAGAAAAAAATATAGAGTTTTTATCTACCCCTTTTGATCACGATAGCATTAACTTCTTAAACACCTTGGGCCTTCAAACATTTAAAATCCCCAGTGGTGAGATAACAAACCTTCCTTATTTGCGGCATATCGGCAGGTTGAAAAAGCAGGTAATTCTATCTACGGGTATGGCAAACCTCGGTGAAATTGAGACAGCGCTTGATGTATTAATTGAATCAGGTACTAGCAAAAATAATATCACCATACTGCATGCAAATACTGAATACCCTACCCCAATGCAAGATGTTAACTTAAAAGCCATGGTAACCATTGGGAAGGCTTTTGATGTTGCTTACGGTTACAGCGACCACACGCGAGGCATCGAAGTGCCTATCGCTGCAGTTGCTTTGGGCGCTAAAGTTATCGAAAAACATTTCACTCTAGATAAAACAATGGAAGGCCCAGACCATAAAGCAAGCCTAGAGCCTGATGAGCTCAAAGCGATGGTTACAGCCATTCGTAATATCGAAATAGCACTAGGTAGTAGTATGAAAAAGCCTAGTCCGAGTGAATCAAAGAATAAGCCTATCGTACGCAAGTCATTAGTGGCTAAAACAGCAATAAATAAAGGCGATACATTTACCGAAGAGAACCTTTGTATTAAACGCCCTGGAACAGGCATTAATCCAATGTGCTGGGATGAAATATTAGGCACCGCAGCCCTACGAGATTATCAAGAGGATGACTTGATATGA